In one Vigna radiata var. radiata cultivar VC1973A unplaced genomic scaffold, Vradiata_ver6 scaffold_158, whole genome shotgun sequence genomic region, the following are encoded:
- the LOC106752498 gene encoding transcription initiation factor TFIID subunit 15b has protein sequence MSGAYGQDGGGGSAPPSYGASGGYGSGGGSYGGGTYGGGGAGGGYGGNDGGGGYGGKNSGNGGGYGGNDGGGYGGRSGYGGNDGGGYGGRGGGQGGRGGGGFGGGYGGRGGGGGGGGGGGGGGGYQGGDRGGRGGGRGGGGRGGSGRDGDWRCPNQSCGNLNFARRVECNKCGAPCPNPNSSNERGGSGGGGGGFSRGGGGGGGYGNTRGGRSGNYDGGRGNDYNSGGGRSGNYDGGRGNDYNSGRGGSNDGRGGSYRGNQGREDGSYGQVPAPNAQSYGSAGGSFPPSYSSYGGNASYGTDAVPPPSSYTGGPNSYPPSYGGNVGGYGGDNQGNGRSGGRSGPPSGFDNSYGAGNRGGFGGSPAEPPAAVKQCDENCDDTCDNSRIYISNLPPDVSIEELRELFGGIGQVGRIKQKRGYKDQWPWNIKIYTDENGNNKGDACLAYEDPSAAHSAGGFYNNYDLRGYKISVAMAEKSAPRAAPAYNQGGNRGGYGGDRRRDNYRDGGGSGPDRRDHYGNRSRPY, from the exons ATGTCTGGAGCATACGGTCAAGACGGCGGCGGCGGCTCTGCGCCACCGTCATATGGAGCCAGCGGTGGATACGGTTCCGGTGGTGGTAGTTATGGAGGCGGAACCTATGGAGGGGGCGGTGCCGGTGGAGGATACGGTGGTAACGATGGCGGTGGAGGTTACGGAGGGAAAAACAGCGGAAACGGCGGCGGATACGGTGGTAACGATGGCGGGGGTTATGGAGGAAGGAGCGGCTACGGTGGAAACGATGGCGGAGGCTATGGAGGAAGAGGCGGTGGTCAAGGTGGCCGGGGAGGTGGAGGATTCGGTGGTGGATATGGTggtcgag gtggaggtggaggtggaggtggaggtggcggtggcggtggcggATATCAAGGTGGTGATCGCGGTGGTCGTGGCGGAGGTCGCGGCGGAGGCGGCCGTGGCGGCAGCGGCAGAGATGGAGACTGGCGTTGCCCTAACCAAAG TTGTGGGAATTTGAACTTTGCGAGAAGGGTTGAATGTAACAAATGCGGTGCTCCTTGTCCTAATCCGAATAGTTCCAATGAACGTGGTGGAAgtggtgggggtgggggtggcTTTAGTAGAGGCGGAGGTGGCGGTGGGGGGTATGGTAACACGCGAGGGGGAAGATCTGGGAACTATGATGGAGGGAGAGGTAATGACTATAACAGTGGAGGGGGTCGATCTGGTAACTATGATGGTGGAAGGGGTAATGATTATAATAGTGGAAGGGGTGGTAGTAATGATGGTAGAGGTGGTTCATATAGAGGTAATCAAGGTAGAGAAGATGGTAGCTACGGTCAAGTTCCCGCTCCTAATGCCCAATCTTATGGTAGTGCTGGTGGAAGCTTCCCACCCTCTTACAGTTCTTATGGTGGGAATGCAAGTTATGGAACTGATGCAGTTCCTCCACCTTCAAGCTATACTGGCGGACCTAATTCCTATCCTCCATCGTATGGGGGTAATGTCGGAGGTTATGGGGGAGATAATCAAGGGAATGGACGGAGTGGTGGTAGATCTGGGCCTCCTTCTGGGTTTGACAATAGTTATGGTGCTGGTAATCGAGGTGGATTTGGTGGGTCTCCTGCCGAGCCCCCAGCTGCAGTGAAGCAGTGTGATGAGAATTGTGATGACACTTGCGACAACTCTAGAATATACATCTCAAACCTTCCACCAGATGTGTCAATTGAAGAATTGAGGGAACTTTTTGGAGGCATTGGACAA GTTGGAAGGATAAAGCAGAAGAGAGGCTACAAAGATCAGTGGCCTTGGAACATTAAGATTTACACAGATGAGAATGGAAATAACAAGGGAGATGCTTGTCTTGCTTATGAAGACCCTTCTGCAGCACATTCGGCTGGCGGTTTTTACAATA ATTATGATTTGAGGGGTTACAAAATCAGTGTTGCAATGGCAGAAAAATCTGCTCCAAGAGCTGCACCTGCTTATAACCAAGG